One window of Medicago truncatula cultivar Jemalong A17 chromosome 2, MtrunA17r5.0-ANR, whole genome shotgun sequence genomic DNA carries:
- the LOC11418663 gene encoding F-box protein At2g16450 has protein sequence MAPTNQKVSLHVPEDVVFSIFSKLPLKSVNRFTCVSKSWTTLFENSYFMNMFSKYMVSKYHLSYDEACLLLNCQWRKLYLLSGERFENKVQLNWPDPFNRSYSYTYIFGSAINGTLCINNENHSRIVLWNPATDESNIVPANKWVYRYLAVLNEHVAMISNYAKTTSSLYTSISILGEPGVKESWIKLFDIGPLSCMEHPIGVGKKGNIFIRKDDDNELACLDLTTGVMENIGAKAGAFRSQIVLYDKNILPIKGMNN, from the exons ATGGCTCCAACAAATCAAAAGGTTAGTCTTCATGTTCCCGAAGATGTCGTCTTCTCTATATTTTCAAAACTACCTCTGAAATCCGTGAATCGGTTTACATGTGTATCCAAATCTTGGACTACTTTATTTGAAAACTCTTATTTCATGAACATGTTTTCCAAATATATGGTTTCCAAATATCATTTGTCGTATGATGAAGCATGTCTCCTCCTAAACTGCCAATGGAGGAAGTTATATTTGCTTTCTGGTGAGAGATTTGAGAATAAAGTGCAATTGAACTGGCCAGATCCTTTTAACCGAAGCTATTCATATACCTATATTTTTGGTTCTGCCATTAATGGCACTCTTTGTATCAATAATGAGAATCATTCAAGGATTGTATTGTGGAATCCAGCTACTGATGAATCAAATATTGTTCCTGCGAACAAG TGGGTTTATAGATACTTGGCAGTCTTAAATGAGCATGTTGCTATGATCTCAAATTATGCAAAGACTACTTCTTCTTTGTACACATCAATATCCATTTTGGGTGAACCTGGTGTCAAGGAATCATGGATTAAGCTCTTTGATATTGGTCCCTTGTCTTGCATGGAGCATCCTATTGGAGTAGGGAAGAAGGGCAATATATTTATCAGAAAAGATGATGATAATGAACTAGCTTGTCTTGATTTAACTACCGGAGTAATGGAGAACATCGGTGCTAAAGCAGGAGCATTTCGATCTCAAATAGTACTTTATGATAAAAATATTCTTCCTATTAAAGGAATGAATAATTAG